The Lolium rigidum isolate FL_2022 unplaced genomic scaffold, APGP_CSIRO_Lrig_0.1 contig_15050_1, whole genome shotgun sequence genome contains a region encoding:
- the LOC124680391 gene encoding uncharacterized protein LOC124680391, translated as MDALLEQLSAVADTALDGRGFDPAQLAGVLALFEGHAHASWAAAEAEHEAVARDTEAAVVTAQDHLTGVMDAAVGRYRGSSGQADALSAVTAAMEVAFKATSGTHR; from the coding sequence ATGGACGCGCTCTTGGAGCAGCTCTCCGCCGTGGCCGACACGGCTCTCGACGGCCGTGGCTTCGACCCGGCGCAGCTCGCCGGCGTCCTGGCGCTCTTCGAGGGCCACGCGCACGCGTCgtgggcggcggccgaggcggagcACGAGGCGGTGGCCCGCGACACCGAGGCGGCCGTGGTGACCGCTCAGGACCACCTGACCGGCGTGATGGACGCGGCCGTGGGCAGGTACCGCGGCTCGTCCGGCCAGGCCGACGCGCTGTCCGCGGTGACGGCGGCGATGGAGGTGGCATTCAAGGCGACGTCCGGGACACATCGCTGA
- the LOC124680392 gene encoding STOREKEEPER protein-like, giving the protein MPSSNRPSPRAATEDDGADSPAADGLRATPPRPNKRSSRAKSSSRRRRRSPNPNPRPRPDYYGTEPSRKSERKRKPRSFPDAALLSRALLPRASPSRAAGGAVQLWTDADELALLSGAVAFRAGSGRAPRLPDTGPLFESIRDSLSPHIDQSKVYYKLKRLKSKFCNTALSATSTAHDRRVRELSAAIWAADLAPPPPPPPALALEEAHHAEDDDDDDPEDDDEGYAPTNVAVGPRMPLVSDLLGEYWKRNARSLSGVSLEKGLALVGADEGRVVEAKWRRQLDAEMRSQVRRHDLAKEVFALLIDTVKGLGP; this is encoded by the coding sequence ATGCCGTCCTCCAACCGCCCCTCGCCGCGCGCCGCGACGGAGGACGACGGCGCCGACAGCCCGGCCGCCGACGGCCTGCGCGCCACCCCGCCCCGCCCCAACAAGCGCTCCTCCCGCGCCaagtccagcagccgccgccgccgccgctcgcccaaccctaaccctaggccGCGCCCGGACTACTACGGCACGGAGCCCTCCCGCAAGAGCGAGCGCAAGCGCAAGCCGCGCTCCTTCCCGGACGCCGCGCTGCTCTCGCGGGCGCTCCTCCCGCGCGCCTCCCCGTCCCGCGCCGCCGGGGGCGCCGTCCAGCTCTGGACCGACGCCGACGAGCTCGCGCTGCTCTCGGGCGCGGTCGCCTTCCGCGCGGGCAGCGGCCGGGCCCCGCGCCTCCCGGACACGGGCCCGCTCTTcgagtccatccgcgactccctcTCGCCCCACATCGACCAGTCCAAGGTCTACTACAAGCTCAAGCGCCTCAAGAGCAAGTTCTGCAACACCGCGCTCTCCGCCACCAGCACCGCCCACGACCGCAGGGTCAGGGAACTCTCCGCCGCCATCTGGGCCGCCGACCTCGccccccctccacctccacctccagctcTAGCTCTGGAGGAGGCCCACCacgccgaggacgacgacgacgacgaccctgaagacgacgacgagggctaCGCTCCCACCAACGTGGCCGTGGGGCCGCGGATGCCCTTGGTCAGCGACCTGCTAGGCGAGTACTGGAAGAGGAACGCCCGCAGCCTGTCCGGCGTGTCGCTGGAGAAGGGTCTGGCGCTGGTCGGCGCCGACGAGGGCAGGGTGGTCGAGGCCAAATGGAGGCGCCAGCTCGACGCCGAGATGCGCTCCCAGGTGCGCCGCCACGACCTCGCAAAGGAGGTCTTCGCCCTGCTCATCGACACCGTCAAAGGCCTCGGGCCTTAA